One region of Hymenobacter sediminicola genomic DNA includes:
- a CDS encoding GNAT family N-acetyltransferase: MPVTIQHQPQDQEFTAALDGHSGELAYSLPTEGVIDFTHTFVDKALRGKGVGEALAKEALAYAQQQHLRIRTSCEFMKSYVAQHPEYQPLLDKQQ; encoded by the coding sequence ATGCCAGTCACTATTCAGCATCAGCCCCAGGACCAAGAGTTTACCGCTGCCCTAGATGGGCATTCCGGAGAGTTGGCGTACAGTCTTCCCACCGAAGGTGTTATAGACTTCACCCATACTTTCGTTGACAAAGCCTTGCGCGGCAAAGGGGTGGGAGAAGCACTGGCGAAAGAAGCATTAGCCTATGCGCAGCAGCAACACCTGAGGATCAGGACCAGCTGTGAGTTTATGAAGAGCTACGTGGCACAGCATCCGGAATATCAGCCCTTGCTGGACAAGCAGCAGTAG
- a CDS encoding universal stress protein: MPAHFLVLTDFTPDADRALEYADALAAPMGASLVLLHIRRESLLDPDAFTGKIQHMSEGEVAAALAQRAATVQVPIVVESTVEGISVGVKEAVARHHSALVILGKPDTEDTPDELVASTSLKLLRATQVPLLVVPVGTTAAMPPMCITLAADGQAFRLAEPVIVSVQKLLQRLRPELTVTHVAEPEDNDDSSVALATVLHSGLGTDLPTIKTYGVRHRTPSRGILQAGHETRADLLVLVARRRSFLGQLFNRSVSAQVILHSELPVLLLPASE; this comes from the coding sequence ATGCCTGCTCACTTCCTCGTCCTGACTGACTTCACGCCTGATGCTGACCGGGCGCTGGAATATGCCGATGCGTTGGCCGCACCTATGGGCGCTTCGCTTGTGTTGCTGCATATCCGCCGCGAGTCTTTACTGGACCCCGATGCCTTCACGGGCAAAATCCAGCACATGAGCGAAGGCGAAGTAGCCGCGGCGCTGGCGCAGCGGGCAGCTACCGTGCAGGTGCCCATCGTGGTGGAAAGTACAGTGGAGGGCATATCGGTAGGAGTAAAAGAGGCCGTAGCCCGGCACCACTCAGCACTGGTAATCCTGGGCAAGCCCGACACCGAAGACACGCCCGATGAGTTAGTGGCCAGTACGTCGCTTAAACTGCTGCGAGCCACGCAGGTGCCGCTGCTGGTAGTACCGGTTGGTACAACCGCAGCAATGCCTCCGATGTGCATCACCCTGGCTGCCGACGGGCAGGCATTCCGGTTAGCCGAACCGGTCATCGTATCGGTTCAGAAGCTGCTGCAGCGCCTGCGGCCCGAACTGACCGTAACTCACGTAGCAGAGCCCGAAGACAACGACGATTCCAGTGTGGCCCTGGCCACTGTGCTGCACAGCGGCCTTGGCACCGATTTGCCCACCATCAAAACATACGGTGTACGCCACCGCACTCCGTCGCGGGGGATTCTGCAGGCCGGCCATGAAACCCGCGCTGACCTGTTGGTGCTAGTAGCAAGACGGCGCAGCTTCCTAGGGCAGCTGTTCAACCGCAGCGTATCGGCGCAGGTGATTCTGCACAGTGAGCTGCCGGTGCTGCTGCTGCCAGCCAGCGAATAG
- a CDS encoding GNAT family N-acetyltransferase, translated as MPASSIQTSVFSMLAPLQAAHYPAVAAIYVEGIATGHATLATEVPAWEAWDTAHLAHSRLVALDAAGTVLGWAALTPVSGRCVYSGVAEVSVYIAAAARGQGVGLRLLQELVQESEQHGIWTLQAGIIRENVGSLALHHRAGFRTVGIREKLGQLHGQWRDVCLLERRSTLVGL; from the coding sequence ATGCCCGCTTCCAGTATCCAGACGTCCGTTTTCAGTATGCTTGCGCCGTTGCAGGCGGCCCACTATCCGGCCGTAGCCGCTATCTACGTCGAAGGTATTGCCACCGGCCATGCCACTTTGGCTACCGAAGTGCCAGCCTGGGAGGCCTGGGATACGGCGCACCTGGCGCACAGCCGCCTAGTAGCGCTGGACGCTGCCGGTACCGTGCTGGGCTGGGCCGCCCTGACGCCGGTTTCGGGACGGTGTGTGTACAGTGGCGTGGCCGAAGTAAGCGTGTACATAGCAGCGGCTGCCCGGGGCCAGGGCGTGGGGTTGCGGCTGCTGCAGGAACTGGTGCAGGAGTCAGAGCAGCACGGCATCTGGACGCTGCAGGCAGGTATCATCCGGGAAAACGTGGGCAGCCTAGCGCTGCATCATCGGGCTGGCTTCCGCACGGTCGGAATCCGCGAAAAGCTGGGCCAACTGCACGGCCAGTGGCGCGACGTGTGCCTGCTGGAGCGCCGTAGCACGCTGGTAGGCCTCTAG